The proteins below are encoded in one region of Limnochorda pilosa:
- a CDS encoding amino acid ABC transporter permease produces MDLRWDLVLPRWPYILEGAWLTVRLTGISVGIGLVIGTLVGIARLARPWPVRSLASAYITFFRGTPLLVQIFLVYFGLPQVIGPIPREIAGITALSLNSSAYIAEIVRAGIQSIERGQLEAGWSTGLSHAQTLRHIILPQAFRRIVPPLGNEFVALLKDSSLVAVISLEELLRRGQLVATRNFRFFEMYIFIALIYLVLTVGISQLVNLTEAWLRVGGERGTPARAPREPVGS; encoded by the coding sequence GTGGATCTACGCTGGGATCTGGTCCTGCCCAGGTGGCCGTACATCCTCGAAGGGGCCTGGCTCACCGTTCGCCTGACCGGCATCTCCGTCGGCATCGGGCTCGTGATCGGGACGCTGGTGGGCATCGCGCGCCTGGCCCGGCCGTGGCCCGTCCGGTCGCTGGCCTCGGCCTACATCACCTTCTTTCGAGGCACACCGCTGCTGGTACAGATCTTCCTCGTCTACTTCGGCCTGCCGCAGGTGATCGGACCCATTCCCCGGGAAATCGCGGGGATCACCGCCCTCTCCCTGAACTCTTCAGCGTACATCGCCGAGATCGTGCGTGCCGGGATCCAATCCATCGAGCGCGGGCAGCTCGAGGCAGGGTGGTCCACGGGACTCAGCCATGCCCAGACCCTGCGCCACATCATCCTGCCCCAGGCCTTCCGCCGCATCGTGCCGCCGCTGGGCAACGAGTTCGTGGCGTTGCTCAAGGACTCGTCGCTGGTGGCGGTCATCTCCCTGGAGGAGCTCCTGCGCAGGGGCCAGCTCGTGGCCACCCGGAACTTCCGCTTCTTCGAGATGTACATCTTCATTGCTCTGATCTACCTGGTGCTCACCGTGGGCATCTCGCAGCTGGTGAACCTGACGGAGGCGTGGCTGCGGGTGGGGGGCGAGCGGGGGACGCCGGCCCGTGCCCCGCGGGAACCCGTGGGCTCATAG
- a CDS encoding chemotaxis protein CheW, translated as MADESGNQVVIFQLGGDRFAVGVTDVREVLRTPPLTRLPGAPPYVRGVANLRGEVVPVVDLRMKLGAPENPHHDSRVLVCELEGEAIGIEVDDVQEVSTLDQSQIHAAPRQWSDEARAPLTGIARVEDELILVVDLPRLLKADLEVSLETLKQARQEAEEHVQAVAQEGERGA; from the coding sequence GTGGCAGACGAGTCAGGTAACCAGGTGGTCATCTTTCAACTGGGCGGCGACCGCTTCGCGGTGGGCGTCACGGACGTGCGCGAGGTGCTCCGCACTCCCCCGCTCACCCGCCTTCCCGGGGCTCCCCCCTACGTGCGGGGCGTGGCCAACCTACGGGGCGAGGTCGTGCCCGTGGTGGACCTGCGCATGAAGCTGGGCGCGCCCGAAAACCCACACCACGACAGCCGGGTCCTGGTCTGCGAGCTGGAGGGCGAGGCCATCGGCATCGAGGTGGACGACGTGCAGGAGGTCTCCACCCTCGACCAGAGCCAGATCCACGCCGCCCCCCGCCAGTGGTCCGACGAGGCCCGGGCCCCCCTCACGGGGATCGCACGGGTCGAGGACGAGCTGATCCTGGTCGTGGATCTGCCCCGGCTGCTGAAGGCGGACCTGGAGGTCTCCCTGGAGACGCTGAAACAGGCCCGCCAGGAGGCCGAAGAGCACGTTCAGGCCGTCGCCCAGGAGGGAGAGCGGGGCGCATGA
- the secA gene encoding preprotein translocase subunit SecA produces MLEQLSKLFDSNEKEIRRLRPRVEQINALEPEVSGLSDAELQAKTGEFRQRLEQGASLDDLLPEAFAVVREASRRVLGMRPFDVQLMGGIVLHEGRIAEMKTGEGKTLAATLPVYLNALAGKGVHVVTVNDYLARRDAEWMGAIYRFLGLSVGTILHGLDFAARRQAYGCDITYGTNNEFGFDYLRDNMVLRQEQMVQRGLEYAIVDEVDSILIDEARTPLIISGPSDESPEWYYRFAQLVPRLKREEDYTVDEKARTVGLTEAGTAKVEKELGVENLFDDVHWELSHYLQQALKAHALFKRDRDYVVKDGEVIIVDEFTGRLMFGRRYSDGLHQAIEAKEKVKIQQESQTLASITFQNYFRMYRKLAGMTGTAKTEEEEFMKIYGMDVVVIPTNAAMIREDHPDAVYKTEKAKFEAVVEEIAEMHETGQPVLVGTISIEKSERLSAMLKRRGVPHQVLNAKYHEKEAEIVAQAGRLGAVTIATNMAGRGTDIMLGGNPDFLARQEMRRHGYEPEMIALAAEKGPVDDPDVAKAREVYGRMYEEIKRQTDEEHRRVVELGGLHIIGTERHESRRIDNQLRGRSGRQGDPGSSRFYVSLEDDLMRLFGSERISGLMERLGWEDDVPIEHRQVSRALENAQKKVESRHFEIRKQVLEYDDVLNQQRELIYEQRRKVLMGESLEETILQFVTDAVKRLVEEYAPEKVHPEEWDLQSLRERYLEIFNRRVAVPDELLAAENREELAERLTEAAQAAYRKRTEELGEATMRELERFLLLRMVDSKWMDHLRNMDDLREGIGLRALGQQHPLIEYRREGFAMFQQMVDSIQEDTVAYLFKVEPVAQPGTAAPWARRPRALDRARAEHPPLAVMSSGQRRAAGGGAPGAAPAAGGGPGGPARPAPVQPRRVQKVGRNDPCPCGSGKKYKKCHGAPGRAAEG; encoded by the coding sequence GTGCTCGAACAGCTGAGCAAGCTCTTCGACAGCAACGAGAAGGAGATCCGGCGGCTCAGGCCCAGGGTGGAGCAGATCAACGCCCTGGAGCCCGAGGTGTCCGGGCTGAGCGACGCGGAGCTGCAGGCCAAGACGGGCGAGTTCCGCCAGCGCCTGGAGCAGGGAGCGTCCCTCGACGACCTCCTCCCCGAGGCCTTCGCGGTGGTCCGGGAGGCGTCCCGGCGCGTCCTGGGCATGCGCCCCTTCGACGTGCAGCTCATGGGCGGCATCGTGCTCCACGAAGGCCGCATCGCCGAGATGAAGACCGGCGAAGGCAAGACCCTCGCTGCCACGCTCCCCGTGTACCTCAACGCCCTGGCGGGCAAGGGCGTCCACGTGGTGACGGTCAACGACTACCTGGCCCGGCGCGACGCCGAGTGGATGGGCGCCATCTACCGGTTCCTGGGGCTCTCGGTGGGCACCATCCTCCACGGCCTGGACTTCGCGGCCCGCCGCCAGGCCTACGGCTGCGACATCACCTACGGCACCAACAACGAGTTCGGCTTCGACTACCTCCGGGACAACATGGTGCTCCGCCAGGAGCAGATGGTGCAGCGGGGGCTCGAGTACGCCATCGTCGACGAGGTGGACTCCATCCTCATCGACGAGGCCCGCACGCCGCTGATCATCTCGGGCCCCTCGGACGAATCGCCCGAGTGGTACTACCGCTTCGCCCAACTGGTGCCCCGGCTCAAGCGGGAAGAGGACTACACCGTGGACGAGAAGGCCCGCACCGTGGGCCTCACCGAGGCGGGCACGGCCAAGGTGGAGAAGGAGCTGGGCGTCGAGAACCTCTTCGACGACGTCCACTGGGAGCTCTCCCACTACCTCCAGCAGGCGCTGAAGGCGCACGCCCTCTTCAAGCGCGACCGCGACTACGTGGTGAAGGACGGCGAGGTCATCATCGTCGACGAGTTCACCGGCCGCCTCATGTTCGGCCGGCGCTACTCGGACGGCCTCCACCAGGCCATCGAAGCCAAGGAGAAGGTGAAGATCCAGCAGGAGAGCCAGACCCTGGCCTCCATCACCTTCCAGAACTATTTCCGCATGTACCGGAAGCTCGCCGGCATGACGGGCACGGCCAAGACCGAAGAGGAAGAGTTCATGAAGATCTACGGCATGGACGTGGTGGTGATCCCCACCAACGCGGCCATGATCCGGGAGGACCACCCCGACGCGGTCTACAAGACCGAGAAGGCCAAGTTCGAGGCCGTGGTCGAGGAGATCGCGGAGATGCACGAGACGGGCCAGCCGGTGCTGGTGGGTACCATCTCCATAGAGAAGTCCGAGCGGCTGTCGGCCATGCTCAAGCGGCGGGGCGTGCCGCACCAGGTGTTGAACGCCAAGTACCACGAGAAGGAAGCCGAGATCGTCGCCCAGGCCGGCCGCCTGGGAGCCGTCACCATCGCCACCAACATGGCCGGGCGCGGCACCGACATCATGCTGGGCGGCAACCCCGACTTCCTGGCCCGCCAGGAGATGCGCCGGCACGGCTACGAACCCGAGATGATCGCCCTCGCGGCTGAGAAGGGACCCGTAGACGACCCCGACGTGGCCAAGGCCCGCGAGGTCTACGGGCGCATGTACGAGGAGATCAAGCGCCAGACCGACGAGGAGCACCGCCGGGTGGTGGAGCTGGGCGGGCTCCACATCATCGGCACCGAGCGCCACGAGTCGCGCCGCATCGACAACCAGCTCCGGGGCCGGTCCGGCCGCCAGGGCGACCCGGGCTCCTCCCGCTTCTACGTCTCCCTCGAGGACGACCTGATGCGCCTCTTCGGCAGCGAGCGGATCAGCGGGCTGATGGAGCGCCTGGGCTGGGAGGACGACGTGCCCATCGAACACCGGCAGGTGAGCCGGGCCCTGGAGAACGCGCAGAAGAAGGTGGAGTCGCGCCACTTTGAGATCCGCAAGCAGGTGCTGGAGTACGACGACGTGCTCAACCAGCAGCGGGAGCTCATCTACGAGCAGCGGCGCAAGGTGCTCATGGGCGAGAGCCTGGAGGAGACCATCCTCCAGTTCGTCACCGATGCGGTGAAGCGCCTGGTGGAGGAGTACGCGCCCGAGAAGGTCCACCCCGAGGAGTGGGACCTGCAGAGCCTGCGCGAGCGCTACCTGGAGATCTTCAACCGGCGGGTGGCGGTGCCCGACGAGCTCCTGGCGGCGGAGAACCGGGAAGAGCTGGCCGAGCGCCTCACCGAGGCCGCCCAGGCGGCCTACCGGAAGCGAACCGAGGAGCTGGGCGAGGCGACCATGCGGGAGCTGGAGCGCTTCCTGCTCCTCCGCATGGTGGATAGCAAGTGGATGGACCACCTGCGCAACATGGACGACCTGCGGGAGGGCATCGGCCTGCGGGCCTTGGGCCAGCAGCACCCGCTCATCGAGTACCGGCGCGAGGGCTTTGCCATGTTCCAGCAGATGGTCGACTCGATCCAGGAGGACACGGTGGCCTACCTCTTCAAGGTAGAGCCCGTCGCCCAGCCGGGAACCGCCGCTCCCTGGGCCCGCCGGCCCCGGGCGCTGGACCGGGCCCGGGCCGAACACCCGCCGCTCGCGGTCATGTCGAGTGGGCAGCGGCGGGCGGCGGGGGGCGGTGCGCCCGGAGCGGCCCCGGCGGCCGGGGGAGGCCCCGGCGGCCCGGCCCGCCCGGCCCCCGTGCAGCCCCGCCGGGTCCAGAAGGTGGGCCGGAACGACCCGTGCCCCTGCGGCAGCGGCAAGAAGTACAAGAAGTGCCACGGGGCCCCGGGCCGGGCCGCCGAGGGCTGA
- a CDS encoding basic amino acid ABC transporter substrate-binding protein — MKRLLSAMVAVLLLAAATVSSPVAVAAQQTLRVGSDVAYPPFEYVDERSGEYAGFDMDLIRALGEKMGVKIEIVNTAFDGIIPALVMGEFDAIISAMTITAERAETVSFSDPYFTTGQVIATRPDETEIAGPDDLKGKVVAVQLGTTGQFEAEKIQGLKRLDTYQFVDQAFSALANRSADAAVVDELVSIEYMKQHPDAIRVVGEPFTTEDYGIAVRKSDTELLEKINRALAQLRADGTYDELYQKWFGVN; from the coding sequence ATGAAGCGCTTGCTCTCCGCCATGGTGGCGGTGCTCTTGCTGGCGGCAGCCACCGTTTCGAGCCCTGTGGCCGTGGCAGCCCAGCAGACGTTGAGGGTGGGGTCGGACGTTGCCTATCCTCCCTTTGAATACGTGGACGAGCGGTCCGGAGAGTACGCCGGCTTCGACATGGACTTGATCCGGGCCCTGGGGGAGAAGATGGGGGTCAAGATAGAGATCGTCAACACCGCCTTCGACGGGATCATCCCCGCGCTGGTGATGGGCGAGTTCGACGCGATCATCTCCGCCATGACCATCACCGCCGAGCGCGCCGAGACGGTCAGTTTCTCCGATCCCTACTTCACCACCGGCCAGGTGATCGCCACCCGGCCCGACGAGACGGAGATCGCGGGCCCCGACGACCTGAAGGGCAAGGTGGTGGCCGTCCAGCTGGGCACCACCGGTCAGTTCGAGGCTGAGAAGATCCAGGGCCTCAAGCGGCTCGACACGTACCAGTTCGTCGACCAGGCCTTCAGCGCGCTGGCCAACCGGTCGGCCGACGCCGCGGTGGTGGACGAGCTGGTGTCGATCGAGTACATGAAGCAGCACCCCGACGCCATCAGGGTGGTGGGCGAGCCCTTCACCACCGAGGACTACGGGATCGCCGTGCGGAAGAGCGATACCGAACTCCTGGAGAAGATCAACCGGGCCCTGGCGCAGCTGCGTGCCGATGGAACCTACGACGAGCTCTACCAGAAGTGGTTCGGGGTGAACTAG
- a CDS encoding chemotaxis protein CheA, giving the protein MSVGEERALFLSESHEYLDLLNRGLLQLDAGTDPQVVDELFRAAHSLKGMAATLGEQAVVGLTHAMEEFFSRLRETGERLTPDDLDLLLSSCDGLEAWLVANEQGDGTEMERAARELGDLEARVRSGFAGLVARDAQEQASEAARTPPSNGLAGRKPAAGATEGAVTGRPDGPALELDLYDEEILREAARRGLGATDLLVRLHPDCRMKSVRVFLIFRNLEQVGEIVKSVPPAQALDEERFDDTFRLLVISSEPPEALAARVNGVADVREAVARRVEAPPETEAAPRAHGNGTAPPPVGAREGGPGAAREPGAVRDTFLNERSLRVDVGRLDQLVNLVGELVIQRNRLLSVAEESGLAREVVEGIDRVSTDLQAGVMALRMVPLRFIFQRFPRMVRDLARSLGRQVELEMEGEETELDRSLIHSLADPLIHLIRNAIDHGIERPAERVRRGKPAAGRLAVAARQEGNRVVIEVADDGAGIDAAAIRRRLVERGLLTQAEVDELSDRQALDWIFRPGFSTAAQVSDVSGRGVGMDVVRAAVEGAGGGLQVTSEPGRGTRVRLELPLTLAIIQALLVEVAGETLALPMDVVSEVLRTGDADIRRMRAGTVLNWRGAVLPVIALDERLRLRASNGEPPMEGLALVLERAGRSVCCLVDEVVGHQEVVIKPLSRVMRALPEVAGATVLGSGRVAVILNPETWLEG; this is encoded by the coding sequence ATGAGCGTTGGCGAGGAGCGTGCGCTCTTCCTGAGCGAGAGCCACGAGTACCTGGACCTGCTCAACCGGGGGCTCCTGCAGCTGGACGCCGGCACCGACCCTCAGGTGGTGGACGAGCTCTTCCGGGCCGCCCACAGCCTCAAGGGGATGGCCGCCACCCTGGGCGAGCAGGCGGTGGTGGGGCTCACGCATGCCATGGAGGAGTTCTTCAGCCGCCTGCGGGAGACGGGCGAGCGGCTCACCCCCGACGACCTGGACCTCCTCCTCTCCAGCTGCGACGGGCTCGAAGCGTGGCTGGTGGCGAACGAGCAGGGCGACGGGACGGAGATGGAGCGGGCAGCCCGGGAATTGGGCGACCTGGAGGCACGCGTCCGCTCGGGCTTCGCCGGGCTGGTCGCCCGGGACGCGCAGGAACAAGCAAGCGAGGCCGCCAGGACCCCGCCGTCCAACGGTCTGGCGGGGCGCAAGCCGGCCGCCGGCGCGACCGAGGGCGCCGTCACCGGCCGCCCGGATGGGCCCGCGCTCGAACTGGACCTCTACGATGAAGAGATCCTGCGGGAGGCGGCGCGGCGGGGCCTGGGTGCAACGGACCTGCTCGTGCGCCTCCACCCGGACTGCCGGATGAAGTCCGTCCGGGTCTTCCTGATCTTCCGGAACCTGGAGCAGGTGGGCGAGATCGTGAAATCGGTGCCCCCGGCCCAGGCCCTGGACGAGGAGCGCTTCGACGACACCTTCCGGCTTCTGGTGATCTCCTCGGAGCCGCCCGAGGCGCTGGCGGCCCGGGTGAACGGTGTCGCCGACGTGCGCGAGGCCGTCGCCCGCCGGGTGGAGGCGCCCCCGGAGACGGAGGCCGCCCCGCGTGCGCACGGGAACGGGACGGCGCCCCCGCCCGTGGGGGCCCGCGAGGGAGGCCCGGGAGCCGCCCGAGAGCCTGGAGCGGTGCGGGACACCTTCCTCAACGAGCGCTCCCTCCGGGTGGACGTGGGACGCCTGGATCAGCTCGTGAACCTGGTGGGCGAGCTGGTCATCCAGCGGAACCGCCTCCTCAGCGTGGCTGAGGAGAGCGGGCTGGCCCGGGAGGTGGTGGAGGGGATCGACCGGGTCTCCACGGACCTCCAGGCCGGCGTGATGGCCCTTCGCATGGTTCCGCTCCGCTTCATCTTCCAGCGCTTTCCCCGCATGGTGCGCGACCTGGCCCGGAGCCTGGGCCGGCAGGTGGAGCTCGAGATGGAGGGCGAGGAGACGGAGCTGGACCGGTCGTTGATCCACTCCCTCGCGGACCCGCTCATCCACCTGATACGGAACGCGATCGACCACGGCATCGAGCGACCCGCCGAGCGGGTCCGGCGCGGCAAGCCTGCTGCCGGCCGGCTGGCCGTGGCCGCCCGGCAGGAGGGGAACCGGGTGGTCATCGAGGTGGCTGACGACGGTGCCGGGATCGACGCAGCTGCGATCCGCCGCCGGCTGGTGGAGCGGGGGTTGCTCACCCAGGCGGAGGTCGACGAGCTCTCGGACCGGCAGGCCCTGGACTGGATCTTCCGCCCCGGTTTCTCCACCGCCGCGCAGGTGAGCGACGTCTCGGGCCGGGGCGTGGGGATGGACGTGGTCCGGGCCGCGGTGGAGGGCGCGGGCGGCGGCCTCCAGGTGACCTCGGAGCCCGGGCGGGGCACCCGGGTGCGGCTGGAGCTCCCTCTCACCCTGGCCATCATTCAGGCCCTGCTGGTGGAGGTGGCTGGCGAGACCCTCGCCCTGCCCATGGATGTGGTCTCAGAGGTGCTGCGGACCGGCGATGCGGACATCCGCCGGATGCGGGCCGGGACGGTACTCAACTGGCGCGGCGCGGTGCTGCCGGTGATCGCCCTGGATGAGCGCCTCCGGCTGCGGGCGTCCAACGGCGAGCCGCCCATGGAGGGTCTGGCCCTGGTGCTGGAGCGGGCGGGGCGGAGCGTCTGCTGCCTGGTGGACGAGGTGGTCGGCCACCAGGAGGTGGTGATCAAGCCGCTGAGCCGGGTCATGCGGGCTCTGCCGGAGGTGGCCGGGGCGACCGTCCTGGGGAGCGGGCGAGTGGCGGTCATCCTCAACCCGGAGACGTGGCTGGAGGGGTAG
- a CDS encoding DUF5317 domain-containing protein yields MLLDFMVLGILAGWLRGGRIRNVADLELRWIPAILAAFLLQFAFGAAAGRGLSGVAAYAPYIYLLSFVLLLGAFWMNREKPELLVMGAGVFSNFLVIAANGGKMPVLTEAVLRLGGARAVSRMEAGAELFHQLTGASTRLAFLGDWMTLPPPYPRPVIFSLGDVLIGVGIFLLMQRAMVPRRRTEPA; encoded by the coding sequence ATGCTCCTCGACTTCATGGTTCTCGGCATCCTCGCCGGTTGGCTGCGGGGCGGGCGGATCCGAAACGTGGCGGATCTGGAGCTCCGCTGGATCCCGGCCATCCTGGCCGCCTTCCTCCTCCAGTTCGCCTTCGGGGCGGCGGCGGGCCGAGGGTTGAGCGGGGTCGCGGCCTACGCGCCCTACATCTACCTCCTCAGCTTCGTCCTGCTCCTGGGTGCGTTCTGGATGAACCGGGAGAAGCCGGAACTGCTGGTGATGGGCGCCGGGGTCTTCTCCAACTTCCTGGTCATCGCGGCCAACGGGGGCAAGATGCCGGTGCTCACCGAGGCGGTCCTCCGGCTGGGGGGCGCCCGGGCCGTGAGCCGCATGGAGGCCGGGGCGGAGCTCTTCCACCAGCTCACCGGCGCCTCCACCCGCCTCGCTTTCCTGGGGGACTGGATGACCCTGCCGCCCCCCTACCCGCGCCCCGTCATCTTCAGCCTGGGCGACGTCCTCATCGGGGTGGGCATCTTCCTGCTGATGCAGCGGGCCATGGTGCCCCGCCGCCGCACCGAGCCCGCCTGA
- a CDS encoding cold shock domain-containing protein: protein MIGRVKWFSAEKGYGFIERDGGPDVFVHYSAIQDEGFRTLDEGQEVEFEIVEGARGPQAANVTKI, encoded by the coding sequence ATGATCGGAAGGGTCAAGTGGTTCAGCGCTGAGAAGGGCTACGGCTTTATCGAGCGGGATGGCGGTCCGGACGTCTTCGTCCACTACTCCGCCATTCAGGACGAGGGTTTCCGGACGCTCGACGAGGGCCAAGAGGTCGAGTTCGAGATCGTCGAGGGTGCTCGCGGGCCTCAGGCGGCCAACGTCACCAAGATCTGA
- the fliY gene encoding flagellar motor switch phosphatase FliY produces MPDEEPLLSQNEIDRLLGSNAGPNPLPEEFAEATSPAAEGPLGVDEADALAEVTTVSMGSAATALSSILGHKVTITAPRLSVHSREGFRKSVERPMLAVEVHFEDGLVGQSLFLLGESEAKAVAGIMLGDAADTSSPELNEIELSALAEAMNQMMGSAATAMTEMVRSSVGITPPVVKRKDLKKESLVEVAEPMVVVEFEMSVKDLFETSFFQVMPLTFGQDLASKLLASVEEAASGPQPAQAAGPSKEALAPAKGPVPDRPGAGSASPAARPAAAASVASARSAPPPGNAGERPAFEPTHLPGREGQALGNLRIDLIRDIPVQLSARLGRAHLSVAEILSMGAGSVVELEHMEGEPIELLANGVPVARGEVVVIGGERYGVRITEIVDAAQRVRSVG; encoded by the coding sequence ATGCCGGATGAGGAACCCCTCCTCTCCCAGAACGAGATCGACCGTCTCCTGGGGTCCAACGCCGGCCCTAACCCGCTGCCGGAGGAGTTCGCCGAGGCGACGTCGCCCGCGGCCGAAGGACCGCTCGGCGTCGACGAGGCCGACGCGCTGGCGGAGGTCACCACGGTAAGCATGGGATCCGCCGCGACCGCGCTCAGCAGCATCCTTGGTCACAAGGTGACCATCACCGCGCCCCGCCTCTCGGTCCACTCCCGCGAGGGGTTCCGCAAGAGCGTGGAGCGCCCCATGCTGGCGGTGGAGGTCCACTTCGAGGACGGGTTGGTGGGGCAGAGCCTCTTCCTCCTGGGCGAGTCTGAGGCCAAGGCCGTGGCGGGCATCATGCTGGGCGACGCAGCCGACACCAGCAGCCCCGAACTCAACGAGATCGAGCTTTCGGCGCTGGCCGAGGCCATGAACCAGATGATGGGCTCCGCGGCCACCGCCATGACCGAGATGGTCCGGAGCTCGGTGGGCATCACCCCGCCGGTGGTGAAGCGGAAGGACCTGAAGAAGGAGAGCCTGGTCGAGGTCGCCGAGCCGATGGTGGTGGTCGAGTTCGAGATGAGCGTGAAGGACCTTTTCGAGACGTCCTTCTTCCAAGTCATGCCGCTCACCTTCGGCCAGGACCTGGCGTCCAAGCTCCTTGCCAGCGTCGAGGAGGCGGCGTCGGGGCCCCAGCCGGCGCAGGCGGCCGGCCCGTCGAAGGAAGCGCTGGCGCCCGCGAAGGGTCCGGTTCCGGATCGGCCCGGGGCGGGCTCGGCGAGCCCCGCTGCCCGACCGGCCGCAGCCGCTTCGGTGGCCTCCGCCCGGTCAGCCCCGCCGCCCGGGAACGCCGGAGAGCGGCCGGCCTTCGAGCCCACCCACCTCCCGGGACGGGAGGGCCAGGCCCTGGGCAACCTGCGCATCGACCTGATCCGCGACATCCCCGTCCAGCTCAGCGCCCGCCTGGGGCGGGCGCACTTGAGCGTCGCCGAGATCCTCTCGATGGGTGCGGGGTCCGTGGTGGAGCTGGAGCACATGGAGGGCGAGCCCATCGAGCTCCTGGCCAACGGCGTGCCCGTGGCCCGGGGCGAGGTGGTCGTTATCGGCGGCGAGCGGTACGGTGTGCGCATCACCGAGATCGTGGACGCCGCCCAGCGGGTCCGGTCTGTTGGCTAG
- the hpf gene encoding ribosome hibernation-promoting factor, HPF/YfiA family: protein MLETGSMRIVVKGKNMGVTPIAREYAQKKVSKLARFFDGSHAVLAEVTLRSEKGTQIAEVILQLGGLTLRGEGKRAEMHGAVDEAVARIERQFQKYRTRIQRRMQTGPSAGQIASQQAAVEEPEAEGPEPDRIVRTKRFPVRPMSVEEAVMQMEMLDHDFFVFANAETGDINVVYRRRDSGYGLIEPEL, encoded by the coding sequence GTGCTCGAGACAGGGTCGATGCGGATCGTGGTCAAGGGCAAGAACATGGGTGTGACCCCCATCGCACGGGAGTATGCTCAGAAGAAGGTCAGCAAGCTGGCTCGCTTCTTTGACGGCTCCCACGCCGTCCTGGCCGAGGTGACCCTTCGCTCCGAGAAGGGCACGCAGATCGCCGAGGTCATCCTTCAGCTCGGTGGGCTCACCCTGCGCGGCGAGGGGAAGCGCGCGGAGATGCACGGGGCGGTGGACGAGGCCGTGGCCCGCATCGAGCGGCAGTTCCAGAAGTACCGGACGCGCATCCAGAGGCGGATGCAGACCGGCCCCAGCGCGGGCCAGATCGCGTCCCAGCAGGCCGCCGTGGAGGAGCCCGAGGCCGAGGGTCCCGAGCCGGATCGCATCGTCCGCACCAAGCGGTTCCCCGTGCGGCCGATGTCGGTGGAAGAGGCCGTGATGCAGATGGAGATGCTGGATCACGACTTCTTCGTCTTCGCCAACGCCGAGACGGGCGACATCAACGTGGTCTACCGCCGGCGGGACAGCGGCTACGGGTTGATCGAACCGGAGCTCTAG
- a CDS encoding response regulator — protein MAYRVLVADDTAFMRLTLRNVLERHGYQVVGEAGNGREAVEQYQSLRPDLVTMDITMPEMDGLTAIREIMKIDPNARIIVCSAMGQKPMVIEALTAGAKDYLVKPFQPERVVEAVEKLHAHQH, from the coding sequence GTGGCGTATCGGGTCTTGGTTGCCGACGACACCGCCTTCATGCGGCTCACCCTGAGGAACGTCCTGGAACGGCACGGCTACCAGGTGGTGGGCGAGGCGGGGAACGGGCGTGAGGCGGTGGAGCAGTACCAGAGCCTGCGGCCGGACCTGGTCACCATGGACATCACCATGCCCGAGATGGATGGGCTCACCGCCATCCGAGAGATCATGAAGATCGACCCCAACGCCCGGATCATCGTCTGCAGCGCCATGGGCCAGAAACCGATGGTGATCGAAGCCCTCACGGCCGGAGCCAAGGACTACCTGGTGAAGCCCTTCCAACCCGAGCGGGTCGTCGAAGCGGTGGAGAAGCTGCACGCCCACCAGCACTGA
- a CDS encoding HD-GYP domain-containing protein, giving the protein MYYVYLTPLGLVGIALLLLSLVAVRFTVRQNAELREAHIETMRILSEVLDARDPYTHGHSTRVAELAKAITEVLGLPEPEQQVIESAALLHDIGKMTVGDDILFKGGSLNNAEYARMQEHPERGAQMIRPIGFLREVQQIVRYHHERYDGGGYPRGIAGAQIPLGARILAVADAWDAMVIDRAYRPAYSHEYAARQIRAGRGTQFDPRIVDVFLDQVLPAKGILVPKAEAAPAPRAAPAEGHPG; this is encoded by the coding sequence ATGTACTACGTCTACCTTACTCCCCTCGGGCTCGTGGGGATCGCGCTCCTGCTTCTGTCTCTCGTGGCCGTTCGCTTCACCGTGCGCCAGAACGCCGAGTTGCGCGAAGCCCACATCGAAACCATGCGCATCCTCTCCGAGGTCCTCGATGCCCGAGACCCCTACACCCATGGTCACTCGACGCGGGTCGCGGAGCTGGCGAAGGCGATCACGGAGGTCCTTGGCTTGCCCGAACCGGAACAGCAGGTGATCGAGTCGGCCGCGTTGCTGCACGACATCGGCAAGATGACCGTGGGCGACGACATCCTGTTCAAGGGCGGTTCGCTCAACAACGCCGAGTATGCCCGGATGCAGGAGCACCCCGAACGGGGCGCCCAGATGATCCGCCCCATCGGCTTCCTGCGCGAGGTGCAGCAGATCGTTCGTTACCACCACGAACGATACGACGGCGGCGGCTATCCTCGCGGCATCGCCGGCGCGCAGATTCCGCTCGGGGCCCGGATTCTCGCGGTGGCGGACGCGTGGGACGCGATGGTGATCGATCGGGCCTACCGGCCGGCCTACTCACACGAGTACGCCGCCCGGCAGATCCGGGCGGGGCGGGGCACGCAGTTCGATCCCCGCATCGTGGACGTCTTCCTGGACCAGGTGTTGCCCGCCAAGGGCATCCTGGTGCCCAAGGCCGAGGCCGCCCCGGCCCCCCGGGCCGCGCCGGCGGAGGGACACCCGGGGTAG